A single window of Paenibacillus sp. SYP-B4298 DNA harbors:
- the trpB gene encoding tryptophan synthase subunit beta: MSQVPDKNGRYGKFGGRYVPETLMNALFELEEAFDHYTKDEQFNAELRYLLKQYSGRPTPLYYAERLSKHLGGAKIYLKREDLNHTGAHKINNSLAQALLAKRMGKTKVIAETGAGQHGVASATAAALLGLECKVFMGEEDMKRQQLNVFRMRLLGAEVVPVTSGTRTLKDACNETLRYWVSHVTDTYYILGSVTGPHPYPKMVRDFQRIIGDETREQMLNEQGKLPDYVVAAVGGGSNAIGIFYPFLGDESVRLIGAEAAGKGTETTEHAATLTKGRHGVFQGSLSYVLQDEHGQVLPAHSISAGLDYPGIGPEHAYLKDSGRASYEPITDAEALEALQLLSRTEGIIPALESAHAIAQTMKLAPTLAADQTIVVNLSGRGDKDVEAIMGYLEGNAHESH, encoded by the coding sequence ATGAGTCAGGTACCTGACAAAAACGGGCGCTACGGCAAGTTTGGAGGCCGCTACGTGCCGGAGACGTTGATGAATGCACTGTTCGAGCTGGAGGAAGCGTTCGATCACTATACGAAGGATGAGCAATTCAATGCGGAGCTGCGCTATCTGCTCAAGCAATATTCCGGCAGGCCAACGCCGCTGTATTATGCGGAGCGGCTCTCGAAGCATCTGGGCGGCGCGAAGATCTATCTGAAGCGCGAAGACCTGAACCATACAGGCGCTCATAAGATCAACAATTCGCTGGCGCAGGCGCTGCTGGCCAAGCGAATGGGCAAGACGAAGGTTATCGCCGAGACGGGCGCAGGCCAGCACGGGGTTGCATCAGCGACGGCCGCGGCGCTGCTCGGTCTGGAGTGCAAGGTGTTCATGGGCGAGGAGGACATGAAGCGGCAGCAATTGAACGTCTTCCGCATGCGGCTGCTTGGCGCAGAGGTGGTGCCGGTGACGTCGGGCACGCGGACGCTCAAGGATGCCTGCAACGAGACGCTGCGCTACTGGGTGAGCCATGTGACGGATACGTATTACATTCTCGGCTCTGTGACGGGCCCGCACCCGTATCCGAAGATGGTGCGCGACTTCCAGCGGATCATCGGGGACGAGACCAGAGAGCAGATGTTGAACGAGCAGGGCAAGCTGCCGGATTATGTGGTGGCGGCGGTCGGCGGCGGCAGTAATGCGATCGGTATCTTTTACCCCTTCCTCGGGGACGAGTCGGTTCGCCTGATCGGAGCTGAGGCAGCCGGCAAGGGTACTGAAACGACGGAGCATGCAGCCACGTTGACCAAGGGGCGGCACGGCGTGTTCCAGGGCTCGCTCAGCTATGTGCTGCAGGATGAGCATGGACAGGTGCTGCCGGCGCATTCGATCTCGGCTGGACTGGACTATCCGGGCATCGGGCCGGAGCACGCCTACCTGAAGGACAGCGGCCGTGCCAGCTATGAGCCGATTACCGATGCGGAGGCGCTGGAGGCGCTGCAACTGCTGTCGCGCACCGAGGGTATTATTCCTGCGCTGGAATCGGCCCACGCGATTGCACAGACGATGAAGCTGGCGCCAACTCTGGCTGCCGACCAGACGATTGTCGTCAATCTGTCAGGGCGCGGGGACAAGGACGTTGAGGCTATTATGGGGTATTTGGAGGGGAATGCGCATGAATCACATTGA
- the trpC gene encoding indole-3-glycerol phosphate synthase TrpC, giving the protein MFLDKIVAVKRKEADDLAETFSLADYERQIAAMPQTRGFERALTTGRRRSLGLIAEVKKASPSKGLIRGDFDPVELAAIYERHGADCISVLTDQDFFQGSNAYLTQVREQVKVPLLRKDFIIDYRQVYEARVIGADAVLLIAAILSSRQLNEYYDLAKSLGMDVLVEVHDREELEAVLELNKATLIGVNNRNLKTFVTDIHNTEQLIDLMPKSVTVISESGISTPKEIDYLQGVGAHGVLVGEHFMRQADVGAAVEQLMGPIDRA; this is encoded by the coding sequence ATGTTTCTTGATAAAATTGTTGCAGTTAAACGCAAGGAAGCAGATGATCTTGCGGAGACATTCTCTTTGGCAGATTACGAGCGGCAGATTGCCGCGATGCCGCAAACCCGTGGATTTGAGCGGGCGCTGACTACCGGACGCCGCCGTTCGCTGGGTCTGATCGCAGAGGTGAAGAAGGCTTCGCCATCCAAGGGGCTGATTCGCGGCGACTTCGATCCCGTTGAACTCGCTGCCATCTATGAACGTCATGGGGCGGATTGCATCTCGGTACTGACGGATCAGGATTTCTTCCAGGGGAGCAACGCGTATCTGACCCAGGTGCGGGAGCAGGTAAAGGTACCGCTGCTGCGCAAGGACTTTATTATAGACTATCGCCAAGTGTACGAGGCTCGTGTCATCGGTGCGGATGCTGTGCTGCTGATCGCGGCAATCCTCAGCTCCAGGCAACTGAATGAATACTATGATCTGGCCAAGTCGCTCGGGATGGATGTGCTCGTGGAGGTGCATGACCGCGAGGAGCTGGAGGCGGTGCTGGAGCTGAATAAGGCGACGCTGATCGGCGTGAACAATCGCAATCTGAAAACCTTCGTGACTGATATTCATAATACAGAGCAGTTAATAGATTTGATGCCGAAGTCGGTGACGGTCATTAGCGAGAGCGGCATCTCTACTCCGAAGGAGATTGATTATTTGCAGGGAGTGGGCGCGCATGGCGTGCTTGTCGGCGAGCATTTCATGCGGCAAGCAGATGTTGGCGCTGCCGTCGAGCAATTGATGGGCCCGATCGATAGAGCATGA
- the hisC gene encoding histidinol-phosphate transaminase: MQPKKHIVHLPVYQPGKPVEEVKRELGLTEVIKLASNENPFGCSDKAKEAIVAELANTSIYPDGASVSLTAEAAARLGVETNQIIFGAGSDDVILMLARAFFVPGDETIMADQTFAQYKHNAEIENATIIEVPLNDGKHDLPAMLAAVTDRTKIIWICNPNNPTGTIVTHDELEQFLRQVPPSVLVVLDEAYCEYVYDEEFPLGLELLKSYKNLVLLRTFSKIYGLAALRVGYGIGHPEVISLINLVREPFNTSRFGQAAARAALTDEEFVARCHELNKQGIAYVTGELERLDLSYFPAHGNFVMFDTKHPSAQVFDGLLKRGIISRAKWSKYPTHIRITIGSREQNERFIAALEQVLQELAVQV, translated from the coding sequence GTGCAGCCCAAGAAACATATCGTTCATCTGCCTGTCTATCAGCCAGGCAAGCCTGTTGAAGAGGTCAAGCGCGAGCTGGGATTGACCGAGGTGATCAAGCTGGCCTCCAATGAGAATCCATTTGGCTGTTCGGACAAGGCCAAGGAAGCCATAGTAGCCGAGCTTGCGAATACAAGCATATACCCTGATGGAGCCAGCGTCTCGCTGACGGCTGAAGCTGCGGCGAGGCTCGGTGTCGAGACGAATCAGATTATTTTCGGCGCCGGCTCGGATGATGTGATTCTGATGCTGGCGCGCGCGTTCTTCGTGCCTGGCGACGAGACGATCATGGCGGATCAGACCTTCGCCCAGTACAAGCATAACGCCGAGATCGAGAATGCAACCATTATCGAGGTGCCGCTCAACGATGGCAAGCATGACCTGCCGGCGATGCTGGCGGCTGTAACAGATAGAACCAAGATCATCTGGATCTGCAATCCGAATAATCCGACAGGAACGATCGTTACACATGATGAGCTGGAGCAGTTCTTGCGTCAGGTGCCGCCTAGCGTGCTGGTCGTGCTTGATGAGGCCTATTGCGAGTATGTCTATGATGAGGAGTTCCCGCTCGGCCTTGAGCTGCTGAAGTCGTACAAGAACCTCGTGCTGCTGCGCACCTTCTCCAAAATCTATGGCCTCGCTGCATTGCGTGTCGGCTATGGCATCGGGCACCCAGAAGTAATCAGCCTGATCAATCTGGTTCGCGAGCCATTCAATACGAGCCGTTTCGGACAGGCTGCCGCTAGGGCAGCGCTAACAGACGAAGAGTTCGTCGCTCGCTGCCACGAGCTGAACAAGCAGGGCATTGCCTATGTAACCGGCGAGCTGGAGCGGCTCGATCTGAGCTACTTCCCGGCGCATGGCAACTTTGTCATGTTTGATACGAAGCATCCTTCCGCACAGGTATTTGACGGCCTGCTCAAGCGCGGTATCATTTCCCGTGCCAAATGGTCGAAATATCCGACCCATATACGGATTACAATCGGCAGCCGCGAGCAAAACGAAAGGTTCATCGCTGCGCTGGAGCAAGTATTGCAGGAATTGGCGGTGCAGGTATAG
- the trpA gene encoding tryptophan synthase subunit alpha has product MNHIDQTFAALKEQGKTALMPFLTVGDPDAQTTIEIIRKLEEAGADILELGVPYSDPLADGPVIQRASGRALEHGITITECIQVAADARAAGVKLPFILFTYYNPVFQLGLKPFFELLRGKGISGLIIPDLPLEEDEELRAMAEQENIHLIPLVAPTSRERIAQITGRARGFIYCVSSLGVTGVRSDFHAGIDSFLNDVRQSTDLPIAIGFGISSREHVERFSQQCDGVVVGSAIVKRIEEALPLLESPEQREQGLEQIREFVQELKSGA; this is encoded by the coding sequence ATGAATCACATTGATCAGACGTTTGCTGCGTTGAAGGAGCAGGGCAAGACAGCGCTCATGCCTTTCTTGACGGTAGGCGACCCGGATGCCCAGACGACGATTGAGATTATTCGCAAGCTGGAGGAGGCGGGCGCGGACATTCTGGAGCTTGGGGTGCCTTACTCTGACCCGCTCGCTGACGGCCCAGTTATCCAGCGTGCTTCCGGTCGCGCGTTGGAGCATGGAATTACGATTACGGAGTGCATCCAGGTGGCTGCCGACGCGCGGGCAGCGGGTGTCAAGCTGCCCTTCATCCTGTTCACGTATTATAATCCGGTCTTCCAGCTTGGTCTGAAGCCCTTCTTCGAGCTGCTTCGCGGCAAGGGGATCAGCGGCTTGATTATACCGGATCTGCCGCTTGAGGAGGATGAGGAGCTGCGTGCCATGGCAGAGCAGGAGAACATTCATCTCATCCCGTTGGTGGCGCCAACCTCAAGAGAGCGAATTGCCCAGATAACGGGTCGTGCCAGAGGCTTTATCTACTGTGTGTCCTCGCTCGGCGTAACGGGCGTCCGTTCGGACTTCCATGCCGGTATAGACAGCTTCCTGAACGACGTGCGGCAGTCGACCGACCTGCCGATTGCAATCGGCTTTGGCATCTCTTCCAGAGAGCATGTCGAGCGCTTCTCGCAGCAGTGTGACGGCGTTGTAGTCGGCAGCGCGATTGTGAAGCGGATCGAGGAGGCGCTGCCGCTGCTGGAAAGTCCGGAGCAGCGCGAGCAAGGACTGGAGCAGATCCGTGAGTTTGTGCAAGAGCTGAAGAGCGGAGCGTAG
- a CDS encoding phosphoribosylanthranilate isomerase, which produces MSVHIKVCGLKEVEHIRELEGLAISQVGFVLAPSRRQVTPQQAGVLAGAVGLLRNGKGQRIETVGVVVNASLTELSAIIDAAPLDVLQLHGAESPQLCREVREQLGVKVWKVFSLAAGAANIEAEEPQRLLQPYAGTIDGVVIDTAGGGTGQVFDWHSIPAYKAACRQLGVPLYVAGGLHAGNVGDLLAYEPDGVDVSSGVETNGMKDIEKIRGFVERVIRQ; this is translated from the coding sequence ATGAGTGTCCATATCAAGGTATGCGGCCTGAAGGAAGTGGAGCACATCCGGGAGCTGGAGGGACTTGCGATCAGCCAGGTGGGCTTCGTACTGGCGCCCAGCCGCCGTCAGGTTACGCCGCAGCAGGCAGGCGTATTGGCAGGCGCAGTGGGGCTGCTGCGCAATGGCAAGGGGCAGCGCATCGAGACAGTAGGTGTCGTCGTCAATGCATCGCTGACGGAGCTGTCGGCGATTATCGATGCTGCGCCGCTGGATGTACTGCAACTGCACGGGGCGGAGAGCCCACAGCTATGCCGCGAGGTTCGCGAGCAGCTTGGCGTGAAGGTATGGAAGGTGTTCTCGCTTGCCGCGGGCGCTGCAAATATAGAGGCAGAGGAGCCGCAGCGTCTGCTGCAGCCCTATGCAGGTACGATCGACGGTGTGGTGATCGATACAGCCGGAGGCGGCACGGGGCAGGTATTCGACTGGCACAGCATCCCCGCCTACAAGGCGGCCTGCAGGCAACTGGGAGTGCCCTTGTATGTGGCTGGCGGTCTGCACGCTGGTAATGTCGGCGATCTGCTGGCCTATGAGCCGGATGGGGTAGATGTATCGAGCGGCGTAGAGACGAATGGGATGAAGGATATAGAGAAAATCAGGGGATTTGTTGAAAGGGTGATACGGCAATGA